A region from the Halomarina litorea genome encodes:
- a CDS encoding alginate lyase family protein, giving the protein MKRLDEDVTQPGVLDRWRIAAITVSNMQREQLLGMLERNARQAILPRLPIDFDARYEARIPDELSIDSSALDQNTGNLRSSLSRATRTDFRERLQAFENRKLEFLNHEVALDSNRAIEFDDDQLADVPLLWWLKYQSLEPVKWLVLGLEDPESRPDLVNTVDEWVKSLLDTTTIGSKGYLRRDWIPHAVSLRVIHLARYCAWLREHDVTVDRSILRYLYKNALFLENHVEYDVGGNHLIENATALFVAGTLFKESPRWRTEGKQLLEELASDQFLSDGGHFERSPMYHVMVLTRYLTAANLLQLDGNSAWSPILSIARDATQFARSLTPPDEAIPLLNDSVFGEELSLAEVSDYAAAVGPPVSDLQSRLDSSGYYWLGSGANRMLVDAGPVGPAHLPGHSHNALLSILLWLDGNRVFTDTGVSQYSGDSGRQYVRSVQAHNTVQVDDSEPNDIAGQYLMGRRANPTVTYSTDGTLERLVGTYSKVGRGDSKYRHTRNVCSSGDWWLVLDSVDMGGRRPVQSRLHAHPDIELDPTTTPGEYQILESEGSTIGSFYALNCDAVERAISPYFPAFGVEREREALELTYDSSRATSGFLVSRWPYDTVEYDSKTDTLKIEDELFAPFGDDER; this is encoded by the coding sequence ATGAAGCGTCTCGACGAAGACGTTACACAGCCAGGTGTACTCGACCGCTGGCGCATCGCAGCGATCACCGTGTCGAATATGCAACGCGAGCAGTTGCTCGGCATGCTCGAGCGAAACGCTCGGCAGGCGATCCTTCCGAGACTGCCGATCGATTTCGACGCTCGCTACGAGGCTCGTATTCCTGATGAGCTATCCATCGATAGCTCGGCACTCGACCAAAACACCGGTAATCTTCGCAGTTCGCTGAGTCGTGCGACTCGAACGGACTTCCGGGAACGTCTACAGGCGTTTGAGAACCGGAAGCTGGAATTCCTCAACCACGAGGTCGCACTCGACTCTAATCGAGCTATCGAGTTCGATGACGACCAACTGGCTGACGTCCCACTACTCTGGTGGCTCAAATACCAGTCGCTCGAGCCAGTCAAGTGGCTCGTTCTTGGCCTCGAGGATCCGGAATCACGCCCTGACCTCGTAAACACAGTGGATGAGTGGGTGAAATCTCTTCTCGACACCACAACCATTGGATCGAAGGGGTATCTTCGTCGGGACTGGATTCCCCATGCGGTCTCACTGCGCGTGATACATCTCGCCCGGTACTGTGCGTGGCTGCGTGAGCACGATGTGACTGTTGACCGGTCGATTCTCCGGTATCTCTACAAGAACGCGCTGTTCCTCGAGAACCACGTCGAATACGACGTAGGTGGGAATCATCTCATCGAAAACGCGACGGCGCTCTTCGTGGCAGGAACACTGTTCAAAGAATCACCTAGGTGGAGAACCGAAGGGAAGCAGCTGCTGGAAGAACTGGCCTCCGACCAGTTCCTCAGCGATGGCGGTCACTTCGAACGGAGTCCGATGTATCATGTAATGGTTCTCACGCGGTACCTGACGGCGGCTAATCTTCTCCAACTGGATGGCAACTCAGCGTGGAGTCCTATACTCAGTATTGCGAGAGACGCCACACAGTTCGCTCGTTCGCTCACGCCTCCTGACGAGGCGATACCGTTACTGAACGATTCGGTATTCGGTGAGGAACTCTCCCTGGCAGAAGTCTCTGATTACGCAGCGGCAGTCGGGCCCCCCGTGTCCGACCTCCAGTCTCGGCTCGACTCCTCGGGCTACTACTGGCTTGGGTCGGGAGCGAATCGGATGCTGGTCGATGCCGGTCCTGTCGGCCCTGCCCACCTCCCAGGGCATTCGCACAACGCCCTACTGAGCATTTTACTGTGGCTCGACGGAAACCGGGTGTTCACTGACACAGGGGTTAGTCAGTATAGCGGTGATTCAGGTCGCCAGTACGTCCGAAGCGTGCAGGCACACAATACGGTCCAGGTGGACGATTCGGAGCCGAATGATATCGCTGGTCAATACCTGATGGGGCGGCGGGCGAACCCGACTGTGACGTACTCCACGGACGGGACACTAGAACGGCTGGTCGGGACGTATTCGAAAGTGGGTCGAGGAGACTCCAAGTATAGACATACCCGGAACGTCTGCTCAAGTGGGGACTGGTGGCTAGTTCTCGACAGTGTCGATATGGGTGGGCGTAGGCCCGTACAAAGCCGGCTGCACGCACACCCAGACATCGAACTCGATCCGACGACAACGCCTGGAGAGTACCAGATACTAGAGTCGGAAGGATCGACGATCGGTTCCTTCTACGCGCTCAATTGTGACGCCGTTGAGCGGGCCATTAGTCCGTATTTCCCTGCGTTTGGCGTCGAGAGAGAGCGGGAAGCGCTCGAGCTGACGTATGATTCGTCACGGGCGACGTCCGGGTTCCTCGTTTCCCGCTGGCCTTACGACACGGTAGAGTACGACAGCAAGACGGATACACTGAAGATTGAAGACGAATTGTTCGCCCCGTTCGGGGATGATGAGAGATAG
- a CDS encoding glycosyltransferase family 4 protein yields the protein MNSMRVLFVTNVPAPYKRPRLNRLADFDDINLLVYYTNASTQRHEYKDLPDPQFTFIQGKSQNFSIGKKELMVGLIPRRVVSRFSPDVFIVGGWNHLAAWQVLIASKYYGKPIGIISANINQGKISRTILTNLLPLFDKYFSLSKSSEENFRSMGVSESDIVTLPNGIDVDAFRKSISQEKQVNIKERYGISTGPLVTYVGNLEHDKGVQDLISAVSQVGEKVQLLIVGDGPKKQDLVEQAKSANIRAIFTGIIPNSELSNFYSVSDLVALPTYHDTWGLVINEALACGTPVISTTAAGASGEILIDGKNGFITKPGDIENLSNCILKILTSDKLRAEFGDYGREISNNYTPEKYATELRSEMYKMSNHHSTNIS from the coding sequence ATGAATAGCATGAGAGTCCTATTTGTAACTAATGTTCCTGCGCCATACAAACGACCGAGGTTGAATCGCCTTGCTGATTTTGATGACATAAATCTACTGGTATACTACACTAATGCTAGCACGCAGAGGCATGAATACAAAGATTTGCCAGATCCCCAGTTCACATTTATACAAGGTAAGTCACAAAACTTTTCCATTGGGAAAAAAGAACTCATGGTCGGGTTAATACCTAGAAGAGTCGTTTCTAGATTCTCTCCAGACGTATTTATTGTAGGTGGATGGAACCATTTAGCCGCTTGGCAAGTACTAATAGCTAGCAAATACTATGGAAAACCAATCGGTATCATATCTGCTAATATCAACCAGGGTAAAATTTCCCGAACAATTCTCACTAATCTTCTTCCATTATTTGACAAGTATTTCTCCTTGAGCAAAAGCTCAGAAGAAAACTTTCGTTCGATGGGAGTCTCAGAATCAGATATAGTCACTCTCCCCAATGGCATCGATGTTGATGCCTTCCGCAAGTCCATATCGCAGGAGAAACAAGTTAATATAAAGGAAAGATATGGCATCAGTACTGGCCCACTAGTCACATATGTTGGCAATTTAGAACATGATAAGGGAGTACAAGATTTAATTAGTGCTGTCAGTCAGGTTGGTGAGAAGGTTCAATTATTGATTGTGGGAGATGGCCCAAAGAAACAAGATCTTGTGGAGCAGGCGAAATCTGCAAATATTCGTGCTATATTCACAGGGATTATACCAAACTCAGAGTTATCAAATTTCTATTCCGTAAGCGATTTAGTTGCACTTCCAACATACCATGATACCTGGGGACTGGTAATTAATGAAGCATTGGCATGTGGAACACCAGTAATCTCTACTACAGCCGCTGGTGCATCGGGAGAAATTCTAATCGATGGGAAAAATGGCTTTATCACAAAGCCAGGAGATATTGAAAATTTGTCAAATTGTATTCTAAAAATACTAACAAGCGATAAATTAAGAGCAGAGTTTGGAGATTATGGTCGCGAAATATCAAATAATTATACACCAGAAAAATATGCAACAGAACTCAGGAGTGAAATGTATAAGATGAGTAATCATCACTCCACAAATATATCATGA
- the asnB gene encoding asparagine synthase (glutamine-hydrolyzing) codes for MCGIFGYFGPASHRTGQDSGELSHRGPDASGEFERTIGDRTLWITHDRLSIIDLSDRGRQPMTLADDDIVLSYNGEIYNYEQLRADLKETGYEFTSDTDTEVILNGYYEWGLDTLLERVRGIFAFVIADHQTEDLHVVRDCFGVKPVYYFDGEFFACASEIKAILQRTSVDAVLNKSVLGEYLANLWVHEPDTLFKDIYKLESGHYLTHDLTTGDTETTEYWNILDATPDIATTDLDELIEQAMERNMVSDVPVGVYLSGGIDSSIITYHAAQSADDSLLALNLRNETDKEFDEFANLQRLGDRLNIDIESFDPTESMLDIYEEMIYYLDEPIADPAIIPAYLLAREANERGIKVMLSGMGADELWAGYTRYKIIQHQSLGRLGAPLFNGAYKAWPSRQSDFRQKLRRVGTYLSNPGPNSYFSLMYYFDSETVSRLLKSDSWREDYEAKIEAMLPTGSQLDRVQQFQYLDLKGFLGSHNLIYADKASMANGVEVRVPYLDRDLAEFAFHLPTDEKTRDGLKTPLKEHLRSILDGEFVKHDKQGFAFPIEDYLSSSRMHDQLETMVLDDRMSACFDIDVIKEQLEAHFAGEENYSMRIWVLYTFWLWLEEFNVSIPSKSESKAISQTS; via the coding sequence ATGTGTGGCATCTTCGGATATTTTGGTCCGGCATCACACCGGACTGGCCAGGATTCCGGCGAGCTCTCCCATCGAGGCCCGGATGCAAGCGGAGAGTTCGAGCGAACGATTGGCGATAGGACACTGTGGATAACTCACGACCGACTCAGTATTATCGACCTCTCGGATCGCGGTCGACAGCCGATGACTCTGGCTGACGACGATATCGTTCTCTCGTACAACGGGGAGATCTACAACTACGAGCAACTACGCGCTGATCTGAAAGAGACCGGGTACGAGTTCACTTCAGATACCGACACGGAAGTCATACTCAACGGATACTACGAATGGGGATTGGACACACTGCTGGAGCGCGTTCGTGGTATCTTCGCGTTCGTTATCGCTGACCACCAAACAGAGGACCTCCATGTAGTACGGGATTGCTTCGGCGTCAAGCCAGTCTATTATTTCGATGGGGAATTTTTCGCCTGTGCGTCCGAGATCAAGGCGATCCTCCAACGGACGAGTGTCGACGCAGTGCTCAATAAGTCTGTCTTAGGGGAATATTTGGCAAACCTGTGGGTACACGAACCGGATACGCTGTTCAAAGACATCTACAAGTTAGAGAGTGGCCACTACTTGACCCACGACCTCACGACAGGGGATACGGAAACGACCGAATACTGGAACATTCTCGATGCCACGCCAGACATAGCGACGACCGACTTAGATGAGCTCATCGAACAGGCCATGGAACGGAACATGGTCAGTGACGTCCCCGTCGGCGTCTACCTAAGCGGTGGCATCGATTCGTCGATTATCACGTATCATGCTGCCCAGTCCGCTGACGATTCTCTACTAGCGCTGAACCTTCGAAATGAGACGGACAAGGAGTTCGATGAGTTCGCCAATCTTCAGCGACTCGGCGACCGGCTGAATATTGATATCGAATCGTTCGACCCGACCGAGTCGATGCTCGACATCTACGAGGAGATGATCTACTATCTCGACGAGCCGATTGCCGACCCTGCGATCATCCCAGCCTATCTGCTCGCTCGAGAGGCGAACGAGCGTGGCATCAAGGTGATGCTCTCGGGAATGGGTGCCGACGAACTCTGGGCAGGATACACGCGGTACAAAATCATTCAACACCAGTCGCTTGGTCGACTCGGAGCTCCGCTGTTCAATGGGGCGTACAAAGCATGGCCGAGCCGCCAATCGGACTTCCGACAGAAGCTCCGCCGCGTCGGGACCTACCTATCGAACCCAGGGCCGAACAGCTACTTCTCGCTGATGTATTACTTCGACTCGGAGACGGTCAGTCGGCTCCTCAAGAGTGATTCATGGCGAGAAGATTATGAGGCGAAAATTGAGGCGATGCTTCCGACAGGAAGTCAGCTTGACCGAGTTCAGCAGTTCCAATACCTGGACCTCAAGGGTTTCTTAGGATCACATAATCTTATTTATGCCGATAAAGCAAGTATGGCAAACGGTGTCGAAGTTCGTGTTCCGTATCTTGACCGAGATTTAGCCGAGTTCGCGTTTCATCTGCCGACCGATGAGAAGACTCGTGATGGCCTCAAGACGCCGCTCAAAGAGCACCTGCGCTCGATACTGGACGGAGAATTCGTCAAACATGATAAGCAGGGATTTGCCTTTCCCATTGAGGATTATCTGAGTTCAAGTCGGATGCACGACCAACTTGAAACGATGGTTTTGGATGACCGAATGAGCGCGTGTTTCGATATTGATGTCATTAAGGAGCAACTTGAAGCCCACTTCGCTGGCGAAGAGAACTATTCGATGCGAATCTGGGTGTTATACACATTCTGGCTATGGTTAGAGGAATTCAATGTGAGTATCCCTTCTAAATCAGAAAGTAAGGCCATCTCTCAAACATCTTAA
- a CDS encoding bi-domain-containing oxidoreductase yields the protein MLDDGVLVKNHYSCVSAGTEKTMIELGKKNVVNKARERPDLAKKVFEMARNDGLVSTYQNVMARLEEATPLGYSCCGEVIEVGENVTEFSEGDMVACAGAGYANHAEVVSVPRNLCAPVPDGVEPSNAAFVTIGAIAMQGIRRADLSPGERVAVLGLGLVGQTVVQILNAYGFPVLAVDIAPGQVETALDLGADKGAVIGDDDIEQVAEHFSEGNGVDATVIAASTKSNQPVEQAGEITREQGRVSVIGQVGMDVPRELYYEKELDFLISRSYGPGRYDKQYEEKGLDYPIEHVRWTENRNMRECLRLLATGRLDFEPMQTHEFEIDSSTDAYDLILENPNDEAFTGVLLKYAPDREHSTTLERTPTATPTTGTQQKSAPLAVGMIGVGNFAKGTLLPIIEDIKALDLRAVASATGVSASQVAAQHDCSYSTTDYRQIVEDNAIDIVVIATRHNLHAEIATAALEQGKDVHVEKPLAISEEGLQQVATAARDAPGRLMVGFNRRFAEPTRQLKKSVCDGPGPVMLNYRVNADSIPEDHWIHDPEIGGGRVVGEVCHFVDFARFVADSPIEQVYATGITNESKSVPPENVDVTLEFENGSTASVLYTTLGDSSLPKEHVEAFGNGRASRIDNFKGGRMSLGQDKGHEREFKSLVKSILAGERSAIALEAAIEVTESTFAIHESLRRGEPIPLTIDTYL from the coding sequence GTGCTCGACGACGGCGTTCTCGTCAAGAACCACTACTCCTGTGTAAGCGCCGGCACCGAGAAGACAATGATCGAACTGGGCAAGAAGAACGTCGTCAACAAGGCGAGGGAACGGCCGGACCTCGCAAAGAAGGTCTTCGAGATGGCGCGAAATGATGGGCTCGTTTCGACGTACCAGAACGTGATGGCACGTCTCGAGGAAGCAACGCCTCTCGGGTATAGTTGCTGTGGCGAGGTCATCGAAGTCGGTGAGAACGTCACCGAGTTCTCGGAGGGCGACATGGTCGCCTGTGCTGGTGCTGGCTACGCGAACCATGCGGAAGTCGTCTCAGTCCCGCGAAACCTCTGTGCGCCCGTCCCGGACGGCGTCGAACCGTCGAATGCCGCCTTTGTCACGATTGGCGCGATTGCGATGCAGGGGATTCGACGGGCGGATCTCTCTCCCGGCGAGCGGGTGGCCGTATTGGGGCTTGGACTCGTCGGCCAGACGGTCGTTCAGATTTTGAACGCTTACGGGTTCCCAGTCCTCGCGGTGGACATCGCTCCTGGCCAAGTCGAAACGGCACTCGACCTCGGTGCTGACAAAGGTGCGGTAATCGGGGACGACGATATCGAACAAGTTGCGGAGCACTTCTCAGAGGGGAATGGTGTCGATGCGACCGTCATCGCTGCCTCCACGAAGAGCAACCAGCCAGTCGAACAGGCGGGCGAGATCACCCGCGAGCAGGGTCGGGTCTCCGTCATCGGGCAAGTCGGTATGGACGTCCCTCGCGAACTCTACTACGAGAAGGAACTCGACTTCCTGATTTCCCGCTCCTACGGCCCAGGACGGTACGACAAGCAGTACGAGGAGAAGGGCCTCGACTATCCGATTGAGCACGTCCGCTGGACAGAAAATCGGAACATGCGGGAGTGTCTTCGACTTCTCGCCACCGGCCGCCTCGACTTCGAACCGATGCAGACTCACGAGTTCGAAATCGATTCATCGACAGACGCCTACGACCTGATTCTCGAGAACCCGAACGACGAGGCGTTTACGGGTGTTCTTCTGAAGTACGCACCCGACCGTGAGCACTCGACAACGTTAGAACGCACACCGACTGCGACGCCTACGACGGGCACTCAGCAGAAATCCGCGCCGCTTGCAGTCGGCATGATCGGGGTCGGGAACTTCGCTAAGGGAACGCTCCTCCCGATCATCGAGGACATCAAGGCCCTCGACCTCCGGGCTGTCGCTTCGGCGACTGGGGTGTCGGCGTCTCAAGTCGCTGCACAGCACGATTGCTCGTACTCGACGACTGATTACCGGCAGATCGTCGAGGACAATGCTATCGATATCGTCGTCATTGCGACGCGTCACAACCTCCACGCTGAAATCGCGACTGCTGCACTCGAGCAGGGAAAAGACGTCCACGTCGAGAAGCCACTAGCGATTTCCGAAGAGGGACTCCAACAGGTCGCGACGGCGGCCCGAGATGCACCGGGTCGGTTGATGGTCGGCTTCAATCGACGATTTGCGGAGCCAACTCGGCAACTCAAAAAGTCTGTTTGCGATGGGCCAGGACCAGTAATGCTCAACTACCGGGTCAATGCTGATTCGATTCCAGAAGACCACTGGATACATGACCCCGAAATCGGTGGCGGGCGCGTCGTTGGTGAAGTATGTCACTTCGTGGATTTCGCGCGCTTTGTTGCTGACTCGCCGATCGAGCAGGTGTACGCAACCGGAATCACCAACGAAAGCAAGTCAGTCCCGCCTGAGAACGTGGACGTAACATTAGAGTTCGAAAATGGAAGTACAGCATCCGTACTCTACACGACACTTGGTGATAGTTCGCTCCCGAAAGAACACGTCGAGGCGTTCGGAAACGGCCGTGCCAGCCGAATTGACAACTTCAAGGGCGGACGAATGAGTCTTGGCCAGGACAAAGGTCACGAACGCGAGTTCAAATCCCTCGTGAAGTCGATTCTGGCTGGAGAACGATCGGCAATAGCGCTTGAGGCGGCGATCGAAGTTACTGAGTCGACCTTCGCAATCCATGAATCGCTTCGGCGCGGTGAACCGATCCCGCTTACCATCGACACGTACCTTTGA
- a CDS encoding glycosyltransferase family 4 protein, with translation MSGIGLIRVPPNNPDRDPSKDDIENIIDLALDNGIPVTVFSKNINHRPNVDVIPIEKKNWNTTIGGLLSNLWFQIELTYYIIRRRSYLSDTIWHAGGFSLILPILVSKILGVSVAICVIGEPRNAYNQGSKMDRYLLSNLTLMTELISFTVSDNILTFTESMADYSILSLYRNKIVSLPYNYQRVKRNECKVEKIVFLGRVCRLKGADRFADAVEFLSKSGYNKYEFVIIGDGPLLSQLSDRFENDPNVRIEGWVPHSEAMAELSNSMLVVLPSRSEGLPKSILEGMSHGTVPVVTPVGDLSGLVRDGENGFIVDSSVPNGTARAICRALSEDTEYKRISEEAIKTIERRYSLDTVSDEFHDIFVE, from the coding sequence ATGAGTGGGATTGGCCTCATTCGGGTGCCACCGAATAATCCAGATAGAGACCCATCTAAGGATGATATAGAGAATATAATCGATCTTGCCTTAGATAACGGCATACCTGTAACAGTATTTAGTAAGAATATTAACCACCGACCCAATGTGGATGTAATTCCAATCGAAAAAAAGAACTGGAATACAACCATTGGTGGGTTGTTATCAAATCTCTGGTTCCAAATCGAACTTACATACTACATCATCCGTAGAAGATCTTATCTGAGCGACACTATTTGGCATGCAGGGGGATTTTCCCTAATATTGCCGATTTTGGTATCAAAGATTCTCGGTGTAAGTGTAGCGATCTGTGTAATAGGGGAACCTAGAAATGCCTACAATCAGGGAAGCAAAATGGATCGGTATCTGCTTTCGAACCTTACGTTAATGACGGAACTCATTTCCTTCACAGTTTCAGATAATATACTTACGTTTACGGAGTCAATGGCTGACTACTCCATTCTTAGTCTGTATAGAAATAAAATCGTAAGCCTTCCATACAATTATCAAAGAGTAAAACGAAATGAATGTAAAGTGGAAAAAATTGTATTCTTGGGTAGGGTGTGCAGATTAAAAGGTGCAGATCGGTTCGCAGATGCTGTTGAATTCTTATCAAAATCTGGCTATAACAAGTATGAGTTTGTAATCATCGGTGACGGTCCTCTGCTTAGTCAGCTGTCGGACAGGTTTGAAAATGATCCTAATGTGAGAATTGAAGGTTGGGTTCCCCATTCAGAAGCTATGGCTGAATTGTCAAACTCAATGTTGGTAGTCCTGCCTTCACGATCTGAAGGTTTGCCAAAGTCAATACTTGAAGGCATGTCTCATGGTACTGTTCCTGTAGTTACTCCTGTCGGAGACCTCTCTGGACTGGTCCGAGATGGGGAGAACGGCTTCATAGTTGATTCTAGCGTTCCGAACGGAACAGCCCGAGCAATTTGTCGAGCTTTAAGCGAAGACACCGAATATAAAAGAATATCAGAAGAAGCAATAAAGACTATTGAACGTAGGTACTCTTTAGATACAGTGTCTGATGAGTTTCATGATATATTTGTGGAGTGA
- a CDS encoding glycosyltransferase family 4 protein, whose translation MLNVLNDPRIGGPQTRAFAVAKQLRIRELETEFALPDGSDEFAEELLEEGFVVHRPSLGQVQPPRDIVGNLQYLGQYPKSIWKIADVIQKRDIDVVHASMSLSFEAALATQKTDASLVWHFNDVAMPWPINRIAAALATMLADEIVVASDGVTNHYFDKVSINPTKLYAPVDIEKFRPERYDCQYLYDELGIEDDTIIIGAVGNVNPIKGHGYLVEAIDRLANKVDDEFTVIVAGGILEGRQDYYNSLLRRRSKLGLDGKIRFLGRRDDIPELLSQLDLFVLPSIAEACPISVLEAMAMKRPIVASDVGGVPEQISDGESGWLVPPKDPDKLSKSIRHAIEHPTERKRRGEAARKTAADRFSLQACANKHEKIYSNVSNILQN comes from the coding sequence GTGCTCAATGTACTGAATGACCCTAGAATTGGAGGCCCTCAAACGAGAGCTTTTGCTGTCGCAAAGCAACTGCGAATAAGAGAACTCGAAACAGAATTTGCACTTCCTGACGGTAGCGATGAATTTGCTGAAGAATTGTTAGAGGAGGGATTTGTGGTACATCGACCGAGTTTGGGACAAGTGCAACCACCCCGAGACATAGTAGGTAATCTACAGTATCTGGGACAGTACCCTAAAAGCATTTGGAAGATTGCAGATGTAATACAGAAGCGCGATATAGATGTCGTTCATGCCAGTATGTCCCTTAGCTTTGAAGCCGCTCTCGCTACCCAGAAAACTGATGCAAGCCTCGTGTGGCATTTTAACGACGTAGCAATGCCGTGGCCAATAAATAGAATAGCAGCCGCTTTAGCCACGATGTTAGCTGATGAAATTGTTGTTGCGTCCGATGGAGTGACTAATCACTACTTTGACAAAGTTTCAATAAATCCTACTAAGCTATATGCGCCTGTAGACATTGAGAAATTTCGTCCGGAAAGATACGACTGCCAATATCTATATGACGAGCTGGGCATTGAAGACGATACAATAATAATTGGTGCCGTAGGAAATGTCAACCCTATCAAAGGTCATGGATACCTTGTTGAAGCTATAGACAGGCTTGCAAACAAAGTTGACGACGAATTCACAGTAATTGTGGCTGGTGGAATCCTCGAAGGAAGGCAAGATTACTATAACAGTCTTCTCAGAAGACGATCTAAGCTCGGATTAGACGGTAAGATTCGATTTCTCGGTAGGCGGGATGATATTCCCGAATTACTTTCCCAATTAGATTTGTTTGTATTGCCGTCAATTGCAGAAGCCTGTCCGATATCGGTATTAGAAGCTATGGCTATGAAGAGACCAATCGTAGCCTCTGATGTCGGTGGCGTACCTGAGCAGATTTCTGACGGCGAGTCTGGTTGGCTGGTCCCACCGAAAGACCCTGACAAACTGTCAAAATCTATTAGACATGCTATAGAACACCCAACGGAGCGAAAGCGAAGGGGGGAAGCAGCTCGAAAAACTGCCGCCGACCGGTTTTCGTTGCAAGCATGTGCGAATAAGCATGAGAAGATATATTCAAACGTATCTAATATATTGCAGAATTAG
- a CDS encoding glycosyltransferase, translating into MKRILIITFNCPPRGGSGAVRVAGLVRRLEEIGWRPAILTPELSINPDVECRVVESDYVGTVGTVLKEKAPDFLSTMYADDSSQSNTSSENSTTSAKNPVKEYVKEIFRLPYEALSYPDGYKYWIPDGIEKGSDFLKEEDIDLILSTSPPVSAHIVGDRLAQEFTIPWIADYRDLWTQSHYYTHNPIRKHFESQLEQETLANAEAVTTTTDPFAQQLHQMHGIPSYSIKNGFSLDDSLKHDLNCNQFSVTHTGSLYGEKRDPTWLFQSFSDLSKEYDNFLDDLVFNHYGPVSKNLEAIASQHGLTENVRQHGVVSRKAVQKAQQASQILVSMQWDHPREEEVCPGKIFEYLSVGRPILSFGGPRGVSSRILAETGAGKHAINQSSVYQYIKSSYLEYRELGNVKHDINESAVNRYSHERMRQEFASAFNDTIRT; encoded by the coding sequence ATGAAAAGAATATTGATAATAACGTTTAATTGTCCACCTAGGGGTGGATCTGGCGCTGTAAGAGTTGCGGGGCTAGTCCGACGTCTTGAAGAGATTGGTTGGCGTCCAGCCATTCTAACTCCTGAGCTGAGCATCAATCCAGATGTAGAATGCCGTGTTGTTGAATCAGACTATGTTGGGACGGTAGGTACTGTGTTAAAAGAGAAAGCTCCCGACTTCTTATCTACTATGTATGCTGATGATTCTAGCCAATCCAACACTAGTTCTGAAAACTCAACTACAAGTGCCAAAAATCCTGTCAAGGAATATGTCAAAGAGATATTTAGGTTACCGTATGAGGCACTATCATATCCGGACGGGTATAAGTACTGGATTCCAGATGGTATAGAAAAGGGTTCGGACTTTCTGAAAGAAGAGGATATTGACTTGATTTTAAGTACTTCACCACCTGTATCTGCACATATAGTTGGTGATCGGCTTGCACAGGAGTTTACAATTCCATGGATAGCAGACTACAGAGACTTATGGACGCAAAGCCACTACTACACTCACAACCCTATTAGAAAACACTTTGAAAGTCAGCTAGAGCAGGAAACATTAGCTAATGCGGAAGCCGTCACTACCACAACTGATCCCTTTGCACAGCAACTTCATCAAATGCATGGTATCCCATCATATTCAATCAAAAACGGCTTCTCTTTGGATGATAGTTTAAAACACGACTTGAACTGTAATCAATTCTCAGTTACGCACACTGGATCGTTGTATGGTGAAAAGCGCGATCCAACTTGGCTATTCCAGTCATTCTCTGATTTATCCAAAGAATACGATAATTTCCTCGATGACTTGGTATTTAACCACTATGGGCCGGTATCGAAAAACCTAGAAGCTATAGCTTCACAGCATGGACTTACTGAAAATGTCCGCCAGCACGGTGTGGTTTCAAGAAAAGCGGTTCAAAAGGCCCAGCAAGCGTCGCAAATATTAGTGTCAATGCAATGGGATCACCCTCGAGAAGAGGAAGTATGCCCTGGAAAGATATTTGAGTACCTCAGCGTTGGACGGCCAATCCTTTCATTCGGGGGACCAAGAGGAGTCAGTTCAAGAATATTGGCTGAGACTGGGGCCGGTAAGCATGCGATAAATCAATCAAGCGTATATCAGTATATCAAATCATCGTATTTGGAATACCGTGAGCTGGGAAACGTCAAACATGATATCAACGAATCTGCTGTAAATCGCTACTCTCATGAGCGCATGCGTCAGGAATTCGCATCCGCATTCAATGATACCATTAGAACATGA